In Paenibacillus sp. G2S3, a single window of DNA contains:
- a CDS encoding LysR family transcriptional regulator: MDIRQLKYFMAIAEEGQITSAARKLQMAQPPLSQQLKLLEEELGVKLVDRGPRSVQLTEAGAILRDRAQQILELADSTARELNDFVKGLKGTLAIGTVSSSGATLLQDRLCEFHKTYQGVKFEIHEGNTFRIIDLLNKGIIEIGIVRTPFNATNLECLYTQAEPMIAVMTPEYDWKTDENFVEIGELKDKPLIIYRRFEQLIRETCLENGFDPLIFCMNDDARTTLLWANAGLGIGIIPKSAFELTSNRNLIYKEISSESLRTRVAAVWIKDKYLSSLASKFIESFKNG, translated from the coding sequence ATGGATATTAGACAGCTTAAATATTTTATGGCTATCGCTGAGGAAGGACAGATTACGTCCGCAGCCAGAAAGCTGCAAATGGCCCAGCCTCCGCTGAGTCAGCAGCTCAAGCTGCTTGAGGAAGAGCTCGGTGTAAAGCTAGTGGATAGAGGTCCGCGCAGCGTTCAACTCACCGAGGCAGGAGCCATTTTGCGTGACCGTGCCCAACAAATTCTGGAGCTGGCTGATTCCACCGCCCGAGAGCTCAATGATTTTGTCAAAGGGTTAAAAGGGACCCTTGCCATCGGTACTGTATCTTCTTCCGGAGCTACCCTACTTCAAGATCGACTATGTGAGTTCCATAAAACATATCAAGGCGTTAAATTTGAAATTCATGAAGGAAATACCTTCAGAATTATCGACCTTTTGAACAAGGGAATTATTGAAATCGGGATTGTCCGAACTCCCTTTAATGCAACAAATTTAGAATGTCTTTACACACAAGCTGAGCCTATGATTGCCGTAATGACTCCAGAGTATGACTGGAAAACAGATGAAAACTTCGTTGAGATCGGTGAGTTAAAAGATAAGCCGCTCATTATCTACCGCCGTTTCGAGCAGCTTATCCGGGAAACCTGTCTTGAGAATGGCTTTGATCCGCTAATCTTCTGCATGAATGATGATGCGAGAACAACACTGCTCTGGGCGAATGCTGGTCTCGGCATCGGAATCATCCCCAAATCCGCTTTCGAATTAACGAGTAACCGTAATTTGATCTATAAAGAAATCAGTAGTGAATCGCTTCGCACGCGTGTCGCCGCTGTCTGGATCAAGGATAAATACTTGTCATCATTAGCTTCCAAGTTTATTGAGAGCTTCAAGAATGGTTAA